The sequence below is a genomic window from Meiothermus sp. Pnk-1.
CTGCGCGATCTGTACCTGGTGCTCAAGCGCAACGCCCGGACTATCCTCGCCGTCCCGCTGGGAGCTGCCCTGGTCACCTTCGCCATCAGCACGATCCTCCCCAAAACCTACCGCAGCCAGGTCAACCTCAGCCTCTCGGTAACCAGCCAGCAACAGCTCTCCGGCCAGATCCTGGCCAACCTGCCCTCGCTGAGCGGGCTGGCGGGCTCTTTCCAAGACCTGCTGGCGACCCGGGAGCTGGCCCAAACCCTCGGCGTGGCCAACCCCGCCTCGCGCTACCAGGCCAAGTTCGACGATAAGACCGGCGTCTGGAAGCTCTCGGCCAAGGGCTCGAGCCCCGAGGAGGCCAAGCGCGCCGCCGAAAAGCTCCTCGCCACCGCCCGCGATTTTCTGGAGGGCCGGCTGACCCAGACGGTAAACAGCAACCTGGCCGCTTTGCTGGCCCAAGCGCGCATCGACGCCGAGGGCGCCCAGCTCGGCCTCCAGGAGATCAAAAAAGCCCTGGCCAACACCTCCCCTACCGCAGGCGCCGACGCCGCGGTGGCCGCAGCGCTGGAGTCGCAAGGGGTGAACCCCTTGGTGGCCCGCGCGTCTAGCCCAGCCTACGCCTCGCTCAAGCTGCAGGAAGCCAACCTGCGCTCCCAGCTGGCCCAGGCCCAAGCCCGGATCGAGACCTACTCGCGGCTCGCCCAAAACCCCCAGGAGATCCGCGCCCTGGTCGGCCAGGCCATACAGATCCAGATCCTAATCCCCCCGACTGAGCCCCTGCGCCCGGCCTCGCCCAAACCCCTGCTCTACGCCGCGATCGCCGCCGCGCTGGGGCTGTTCCTGGGGGTGTTTTGGGCCTTTTTGGCAGAAGCCTTGGCGCCGGGCAGGCCCGAAGCGGAGGCGGCGCATACTCCCCCATCCGTCAAGGAGACCGTGCGCTTGCCCTGAGAAAAGCTCCCGGTTTAGACCAGCCGGGCTTCCAAAACGATCTCCGGCACCGCGGCCAGCGCCTTGGAGATGGGGCATCCGGCTTTGGCCTGCTCGGCCAGCTGGCGAAACTTGGCCTCATCCAGCCCGGGCACTTTCCCCTCGAGGTGGAGCTCGATCTTGGTAATGGCAGGACCTTCGCCCAGGTGAACCTTGGCCGTGCAGTCGAGCCGCTCGGCGGGGGTCTGGTTGTTGGCCAGAAGCGCCGAGAGGAACATGGCATAGCAACCGGCGTGGGCCGCCGCGATCAGCTCCTCGGGGTTGGTCCCGGGTTCATCCTCGAAGCGCATCCGGTAGGTGTAGGGCCCCTCCCACGCCCCGCTGCCCAGTTTCAGACGTCCCTTACCC
It includes:
- a CDS encoding Wzz/FepE/Etk N-terminal domain-containing protein — translated: MNETAQGQDEISLRDLYLVLKRNARTILAVPLGAALVTFAISTILPKTYRSQVNLSLSVTSQQQLSGQILANLPSLSGLAGSFQDLLATRELAQTLGVANPASRYQAKFDDKTGVWKLSAKGSSPEEAKRAAEKLLATARDFLEGRLTQTVNSNLAALLAQARIDAEGAQLGLQEIKKALANTSPTAGADAAVAAALESQGVNPLVARASSPAYASLKLQEANLRSQLAQAQARIETYSRLAQNPQEIRALVGQAIQIQILIPPTEPLRPASPKPLLYAAIAAALGLFLGVFWAFLAEALAPGRPEAEAAHTPPSVKETVRLP
- a CDS encoding OsmC family protein gives rise to the protein MPIRSAEATWQGTLREGKGRLKLGSGAWEGPYTYRMRFEDEPGTNPEELIAAAHAGCYAMFLSALLANNQTPAERLDCTAKVHLGEGPAITKIELHLEGKVPGLDEAKFRQLAEQAKAGCPISKALAAVPEIVLEARLV